The DNA window CAATAAGCCGATCGCCGGCCTCGCCGACCTCAAGGGCATGAAGATCCGCAACTCGGGCGGCGCCGGCCAGGCCTGGCGCGCCCGCTTCCTCGGCGCGATCCCCAACACCACGGCCTGGCCGAACGTGCCGCTGGCGCTGTCGCAAGGCACCTTCGACGGGCTGGTCAGTTCGAACGAAAGCCTGGTCAGCGCCAAGCTCTGGGATTCCGGCGTCAAATTCGCGCTGGAGGACCACCAGTTCATCGCCGAATACATTCCATTGTTGAGCCAGGTGTTCTGGGACAAGCTCTCCCCCGACCAGCAGAAGATGATGACCGACGTTTGGGCGCAGAACGTCCCGACCTACCGCGCCAATATGGCCGCCGCCCAGACCAAAGCCCGTGCCACTCTCGAAGCGCACGGCATCAAGTTTTCCGATCCGACGCCAGAGCAAAGCGCCGCGGAGCGCAAGCGGATGGTGGCGGAGCAGGACCAGATGGCGAAGGAGATCAAGGTCTCGCCCGAGATGGTCAAACTCATCATGGCCGAAGCCAGCAGCGGCAGCTGAGCGGTGGCCTGGCCCAAAGCTGCGGTCGCGCTTCGATGGTGGGACCGGATCGAGGAGACGCTGGTCGGGCTGCTCGGCCTCGTCGCATTGCTGATAGGGCTGCTTCAGGTCATCGGACGCTATTTCGATCCGGCGCGCGCCATCAGCTACGCCGAAGAGGTCATCGTCTACCTCATCATCTGGGCGATCATGATCGTCTCCAGCCAGCTGGTGCGCCGCGACGGCCACGTCCGCCCCGACCTCGTGCTGCGCCTGCTGTCGCCCCGATACCTGCGCCTCGTCGAGATCTTCAATTGCCTCGTCGCCATCGTGTTCTGCGGCGCGCTGGTTTGGTACGGCTGGCAGATCGTCGATACCTCGCTGCTGATAGATGAAACGAGCTCGACCGATCTGCAATTTCCGATGTGGATTTATTATCTCGCACTGCCGGTCGGCAGTGCGCTGATGCTGCTGCGCTACATCATGCGTCTGGTTCGCTTTACTTCGTATTTCGACCCCGAAACGATGACGGTCGGCCAGGTGCTGCACGATGAGATGCCGAGCGGGCTGCCCGCCCCCCATCCCCCGCGCTAGAGGGATCGCCGGTCCCCACATGCTGACCCTCCTGTTTTTGGTGTTGTTCTTCGGGCTGCTCGCTGCGGGAATGCCGATCTTCCTGGTGCTCGGGATGTGTGCCGGCATCCTCTACATCGCCACCGGTCAGCCACTGATCGGCGCGGCGCAGATGGTGATCAACAAGCTCAATTCGACCACCCTGATGGCGCTGCCATTATTCGTGATGGCGGCCGCTTTCATGCGCTCCGGCGGCGTCGCCAAGGCGCTGGTCGATGTCGCCACCGCTTGGCTCGGCGGCATCAGGGGGTCGCTCGGCCTCGTCACCGTTGTGGCCTGTACGCTGTTCGCGGCGATCTGCGGTTCGAGTGTCGCAACTGCACTGGCGATGGGAACCATCCTGGTGCCGGCGATGATCGAGCGCGGCTATCCCCGCTCGTTCGCACTTGGCGTGGTCGGCGCCTCCGGCACCATCGGCATCGTGGTGCCGCCGAGCCTTGCCCTCATTCTCTACGGTATCGTCGCGGAGCAATCGGTGCCGCGGCTGTTCCTCGCCGGCGTGCTGCCCGGCCTGCTACAGGCCGCGGCGTTCGCCGCCTGGGTGTTGTACGATGCGCGGCGACGCAATTTTCCGGTCGAACCGTCGCTGCCGCTCAACGACCGGCTGCGCATCACCGCGCGCGCTCTGCCGGCGCTGGCGGTGCCGCTGGTGGTCACGGTCGGAATCTATGGCGGCGTCGTCACCGTCACCGAGGCGGCGGCGCTGTCGGCGGCGGTCGCGCTATTGGTATCGCTGATCTTCTATCGCGGCTTTCACTGGACGCAGACGCTGCAGGTAATCACCGATGGCATCCGCAGCGCCGGCACCATCATGCTGATCGTGGCCACCGCGCTCGCCTTCGGCCACTGGATGACGGAGTCCGGCATCCCCAACCAGCTTGTCACCTTCGTGGTCGGCCACGGTTTTGCGACCTGGCAGTTCCTGCTGATCATCAACGGACTATTGCTGGTGCTCGGCTGCTTCCTGGAGGTCACCGCGACGCTGCTCCTGGTGCTGCCGATCCTGGCGCCGGCGTTGAAACCGTTAGGCGTCGATCCCGTGCATTTCTCGATCATCTTCACCCACAACATGGAGATCGGGCTGGTCCACCCGCCGGTCGGGCTCAATCTTTTTGTGCTCTCGACCATTTCCTCGGCACCGATCGGCGAGGTGATCCGCGGCATCCTGCCGTTTCTGATCCTGCTGCTGATTGTGCTCGGCATCATCACCTATGTGCCGATCCTGACGTTATGGCTGCCCAACGCGGTGTTTGGCTGAGCGAGCGTTGGCAAGCAGTCGAGGTTTTTCCCCAGGTTTGAGAACCTCCCTGCCAGGCGCTGCAAATGAGCCGTCGCTCGCAATGCTGCCATTGCATCCGGACGACGTTTCGCGCCAGCCAAATCCTGTTTGCGGCAAGCGTCACGGTTGCCCGCTGTGGCCGAAAGAAAAGTTGCCCAGTCTGAACAGCCGTTCATAAGACTATGCTTGACGATGAATAACCTATTCGGCATCGTTTCACCGCGTCACCAAATCGCCCCTAGGGAGGAAATTTATGAGGAAGATCGCTTTCGTGGTAGCTGCTCTGGCTGCCGTCGCCTTTGCTCTGCCAGTCGCGACCGCGCAGGCCGGTGGCTATCACCACCATCATCACCATCACCACCACCATCATCACTACTGACAAAATGGCCCCTTAACCGGGGCCATTTTTTTGTCGTGCAACATCGACCCGCTATCAATTGGCAAAACGCATCATGCCGGTACGTTCAGTTAGGTAACGCGGCCTGCTCTTCCCCACACTCCGAAGACGGGAGATAGACATGGTCGCAGCTATCTGGTTTTCAATGGCACGCTGGCCGAATGCATCAGGGAACTGATGAGCAAACCCGTCAAAGACATTTCCCTGTACGACATCGTCACGAGCCCTCATCGCCGGTATCGAGACTCTCAGGAACCAGATGCTCGAATCGCGCTCGGAGGCCGCTCGTCAAGTTGCTGCTGGGCTTGACGCTGCCTTGTGCGCGCCAGGCCGAAACGTCGGTGAAGGCGGGGAGTTCAAGGAGTAGGCGCCCTGCTTCCAAGAGCAGAAACGGATTGGTGAACCAACCGAATATCCCCAAACGCCCCCATCCAGCCTGCCAGCAGCACGTTCCATCCGGAAAGGACTGTGTCACCTACGCATCGTGTTGCGGCCGGTGCCGCGAGCGAACCAGCCCAGAGGCAGAGCCCGACCACACCGGCAATCGTTCGCACATAAAGAGCGGTCATGTCCCGATGTTGGCCTTTGCTGTGCCAACAATGCAGCGAGGGCGGTGCGATAGCGAGCGATGAAGGCCGCATCGTCTCGCGATCCGGCGGCGGCCGTGGCGCGATCTAGCAGACGTTCAAATGGCTCGGGGAGATCGTCGGCAACGTATAGGGAAGCCATATCCGGTGCGTGCAAATGAAGCACGGCAATTGTCACTTGGTCTATCGCGATGTTACGGGCGTCCTCCAGATCGGCTCTTGCACTCCAGCTTGAGAACAAATCGCTCGCTGCACCAGATATGAACATCGCGCTCCCTTACGAACCTCCTAGCGTAGACCGCAGCGTGGCCGTCATCACGACAATCAAAAACGTCAAGGCCGGTGTAACGACCATCTTCCCCAACCTGACGTGCGACGTATTCAACCACCGCACTACTTTAGCGGGTTTCGAAAGTTGACGTCAACATCACACGCACCTCTTTGGTCGTTGATTATGGGTTCCGCAAATACGAAAGCCGCCGCGCCGGGTTGAGATCGGTGCGACGGCTTAGGCTGATACGCTGCCCGCGCTCACTGTCGCCGCACCGGGTACGCGACCGGCTTCCGCTTTTGATGCTGTGGACGGCTCCTCCACCGGCACATCGGCGCCATGGATGTTGGCGCTGTTAGTGCTCCCACGATTCAGAGGAGCGAGCCATGCAGACGATAACGACAATCGGTTTAGACATTGCCAAGTCGGTTTTCCAGGTCCACGGCGTTGACGCTGGCGGCAAAGCTGTCGTTCGCCGTCAGTTGAAGCGTCGCTATGTGCTGGCGTTCTTCCAGAAGCTGTCGCCATGTCTGGTCGGTATAGAAGCCTGCGCCTCAGCGCACCATTGGTCGCGCGAGCTGCAGGCACTGGGTCACACCGTGCGGCTGATGCCGCCGGCCTATGTGAAGCCCTACGTCAAGCGGCAGAAGAATGACGCGACTGACGCAGAGGCCATTTGCGAGGCGGTTACCAGAGCCAACATGCGGTTCGTGCCGACCAAGACTGCCGAGCAGCAGAGCGGCCTGGTGCTCCACCGCGCCCGCCATCTGTTCATCGGCCAGCAGACCTCGGTGATCAATGCAATCAGGGCCCATCTTGCCGAGTTCGGGATCGTTGCGCCGGTCGGGCGTCACGGTGTCGAGGAACTGCTCAATGTCGTCGCCGATCCAAGCGACAGGCGGGTTCCGGAAATGGCCCGCGTGTGTCTCCTGGCATTCGGGGCTCAATTGCGCAGGATCAAGGAGCAGATCCTGGAGTTCGACCGTCTGATCAGGGCCTGGCACCGATGCAACGAGATGAGCATGAGGCTCGATGAAGCTCCTGGCGTCGGTCCGGTGCTGGCCACTGCTTTGGTCGCTGCCGTTGCCGATCCAAAGTCCTTCCGATCAGGTCGCAACTTCTCGGCATGGATTGGGCTGGTTCCTAAACAGCATTCAAGTGGGGGCAAGAACAGGCTCGGCAATATAAGCAAACAAGGTGACCGCTATCTGCGCGGCCTGTTCGTGGCCGGCGCGCTTGCTGTCATCCGTTACGCCAAGATCCATGGCACCAACCATCGGCCCTGGCTGACGGCCTTGCTGGCGCGGCGGCCGACCAAAGTTGTGGCTATCGCGCTCGCCAACAAGATCGCCCGAATGGTCTGGGCCATGATGGCCAGAGGCGAGAGCTACAAGGAACCCGTCGCGCTTGCGCGATAAACGAAATCGCGCCGAACAACCGGCGTGATGTGTAGGTTGGGAGGGCGAACAGCACGTAATGCAGAGCCGGTCGATTCGGCGATCAGGACAACCCACTCGTGCCAAAGCATTCTTGAATGCGAGTTGTTGGTCGGGACCTGATCCGCGGAGGGCATTATGGCCAGCGGTCAAGTGAACCGCACCTAAAGGCCGAACACATGGCAGCACCGACCAAGCCAACGGACCTCGGAAACGCAAACTGGAAACCGCTGGTTCCGTGCCAGGAACAACCTGTTTTTCGCCGCCTACGTCAGGAACCGGGCACATCGCTATCGGTTATCCAAACGATCTCCTGAACCGGACTTCAACCGGCATCCTGAAAAAACCGAAACTAATTTCGACGGTGCTAGAATAGAAAGGGTCGCACGGAAATATTTTCAGCACATTCTTCTCAAGCAAGCGCGTGTGACGCCCCTTCGGCGTCGAACTCGCGACTAAGGTTGCCATGGAAGCCCGCTATATTCCGCCTCGTCGCTGGTGCGATAGGACACCGCGCCGTTATCCGTGGCCCGCACTTACCGCCGCTGTTGTGATTGTTGTTGCGCTGATCCTACTTCTTCTGATTTGTCGGTCTGCGTGACTAAGAATGTTACGACCGCCGTCCCCAATGACGATCCTACATGCGAAGGATCGAGGACTCTTGGGACGTGCCGGGTCAGCCCCGCATCACTCCTGCTGCGGTGCATTGGGCGTTATTGGCACGAACCGGACCAACCTGACTGGTCTGACGATGTACGTTCCTCGGGGTAGACCGGAAGTGGCCGAACCCACGGTCGAAACGACGCGATTGACCCCACTTCGGACATCGCGAGACACGAACACCCCGGTGTCCGGCTATTTAATTTGAAATATTTGAGGGGGCTGCGGCTCGCAATTAAATACTACCAAAAATATATCGCTGGCATTTGCCACAATTATCGCTTGTGGTTCCTTGGCGAGCCTATAAGGTTAGAAAAAGTTTCAGCGGGTATTTCAATGAAACGTTTGCTTGCTTCTGCCGTGCTTTGTTTGGCTGCGTCGCTCGCTCAGGCCTCTCCTGTCGATGTTACCGAGACCATTTCCGGTTCATCTGGCGCTTGGGTATATGATTTCTCGGTAACCAATAATCTTGGCGGAACTAACGATGTTTACGCGTTCGGCGTCGAATTGCCGACAGCAAATGAAACGGGAATTCCCTCTGGTTGGGTTAATTACGGTGCTTCCTACAACCCCCTTGGCTCGGGAGGACCTAACATCTCCTTCAACAACATTTGGATTTCTCCTAACCTGAGCACTGTTTTTATTGCCCCCGGTCTCACGTTGAGCGGTTTCGAAGTAACCGATACCTCTACGGCCCCTGTGAGCAGCGTGGATTGGCTCGCAACCGCCTTCGGCGGCACGTACACTGGCGGAGGAAACTTCAACACTTCTGACAACCCGGGATTTGCGGGCACCATTTCTTCCGCCGTCCCCGAACCATCCACATGGGCAATGATGATCTTCGGCTTCGCTGGCATTGGCTTAATGGCATATCGCCGGAAGTCAAAGTCAGCATTGATGGTGGCGTGATCACCGAGCATCGGGTTTGTGAGAGCCGCCTTGGAAAACTAATCAATCAAAAGGGGAAATGTCATGCGGACGAAGATCCTGTTTGTGGTCGCGATTGGCTCGTTTTTTAGCTTGATGGGTGTGCAGGCGCAAGCCGGGCTGATCAATGCAGACAGCACTGTCGATATCTTTTTCGGGTCACAGACGTCACAGCCGTACGGCAGCACAGTTTTTAACGCTGGCACGCCCGGCCCGTTTTCGCTGTCGGCGCCCATACCCTCAACCAACCTTCACAATACAGAACCATTTAATATAAGCGCAGACGCGGGGTTCTGGTTTTCGGACACGACGGTAACGATTTATAATAACGCAAGCCCTCCGCTTCAATTTGCGGATCCCTATACTACATTCGATTTTAAATTCACCAATGAGAACATCTCGAGCGTAGCCATCGACCAGAGCACGGCCGCCGATTTCTTACCCGCCACATTGACACTTCTCGGCCCGGACGAGTTCACGGTCTTTATCAACGGGGCTGATCCGGCTTATCTTGATACCTTGGTCATCGATGTCACGACCGGGAGCGTTGGCGCCGTCCCCGAGCCTTCCACGTGGGCAATGATGATCCTCGGCTTTGCAGGCGTTGGCTTCATGGCCTATCGCAGGAAGTCGAAGCCAGCATTGATGGCCGCGTGATCTGCGATCATCTGGTTTGAATTTGAGAGCCGCCTCCGGGCGGCTTTTTCTTTTGTGCGACTTACATCCGCCATGTCCGGGTTTGGCACGTTTCGGACATGGCTACACCGCCGGACCATGTCCGCTTTCCGGGTAATGGCGGAAGTCGCGTTTGAGGGCGGTAAGATCTGTTTATGACCGCTATCTCACTAGCCGCTTGAACCTTTCGGGGCTGGCCTGACACTACTGAGCGCGGACTAAAACGCCAAGGTGAGTGCGTGACGATACGGCACCCACATTTGGGCCCAACCAAAAAGGAATTTGGTAGTGACCACTTGGACCGGCCAAGACCTTACGTTCAATTATTATTTCCCGACCTATGGAGCCGTCTACGCGGGGAGCCCGATTAGTTTTGTCGCGGACGGGTCGTCGAATCTGAGCACTTTTTCCAATTTAGAACCGGCCACGTTCTCCGTAACGAGTATTGCGCAAAATGAGTTGCAAATTAGCTACTCGTACCCAGGCCAAGGACATTCGTTGTCCGATCCATCGTTCGACGGATTTACAATATCGGGGCCCCTCGGTGACTCGCCGATCGTCGCCGCGTTCGTCGATCCGAACAGCACACAGCCTGGCTTGAGCAATTCAACAATAAGCTTCGGCGCTAACTCGGTGACGGTGAACTTGGCCGGAGACGTTTTTACTACCAGTTCAGTCGGATTGATTGACGTCCAATTCGCTCCGCCTGTGCCAGAACCCTCCACATGGGCTATGATGATCCTCGGCTTTGCCGGTCTTGCCTTCATGGCCTACCGACGGAAGACAAAGCCAGCATTGATGGCCGCGTGATCTGCGATCATCGGGTTTGAATTGTAGAGGCCGCCTTCGGGCGGCTTTTCCTTTGGCCCGCATCAATTGAGCGACTTCTGAAATTGGCACTTTTCCGACATGCCGGGGCGGTCTGACCATGTCCGTTCATAGCGGCAGACCGGAAGTGTCCCAACACGGTCGAAACGACGCGATTGACCCCACTCATCCGGCAATCTATCGGCCGCCAGGGGACTGGTCCTTAGCGACCGAGACTGACCATTACATAAACCTTGCTGGTGTCACGGGTCGAGGTTCCAATTTTACGAAACATTTAGTTATTCCCTCTATAGATCGTCTTTCGCTTAGAACAGCGCTCGTAAAACGCTCAGGATGAGCGATGCCTATTGCAGAGTTATCAATTGTCGACGAAGTCGAAACAGCAATAAATACCGGGTCCGCAGAAAAGCGTCTGGAAACGATGAAGCGTGTGACAGATTTTTTTCTGTCATCCGCCGTCAAGTTGAATGGCGAGCAGATCGAGCTATTCGACAATGTGCTAGAACGCCTCATAAAGACGATAGAGCTTCGGGCCATCGCAGATATCAGCGCCCGCATTGCTCTTGCGGAGCTGAGTGGGAAACTTGCTCCCATCGCCCAAGCGCCGCCTTCTGTTATCCGCCGCCTTGCAAGGAACGACGAGATAGCTATTGCTGGTCCAGTTTTGTCGGAATCTGCGCGCCTGGGCACCGAAGATTTGCTCGAAATCGCGGAAACAAAAGGTGAGCAGCACCTATTGGCCATTTCAGGCCGTTGGTGGTTGAAAGAAGTTGTCACCGACGCGCTATTGGCACGTCGATACCCAGCCGTTAGTCGTCGGATAATCAATAATCCCGGTGCGCGCGTTTCCGCATCTGGATTTGCCAAAGTTCTAGCGCAAGCTGAATCCGATCCCGAACTTGCCGTTGAGACTGGCATACGGGTCGATTTACCTTCCGAGCTTCGTCGGCAACTATTGCGGAACGCGACAGACGCGGTCCGGTCGCGGCTGTTATCACGAGCGCCACCGCACCTTTTCGAGGAAATTCGAACTGCTATTGCAGCGGTCTCAGCGGGAGTAAACCGTGAGATGTCCAAAGTTCGCGACTTTGCGGCGGCGACGCGCTTCGTAGCGCTGCTAAGCGAAAAGGGTGAACTAAATGAAGCGACTTTGTTCGGATTTGCTAAGCAACGCAAATATGAGGAGACCGTGGCTGCGCTCGCTGAGTTATCGCGATCCACCATCGAGGTAATCCGACCCTTGATGCAAAGCCTTCGCGACGATGGCGTCCTCATTCCTTGTAGAGCCGCGGGGCTTAGCTGGGAAACCGTCCACGCGGTCTTAGATAGCCGCCTTGCGACGGGAAGAATGGGGCCGCTTGAATCGGCCAAGGCACAGGCTCAATTCGCCAAACTAACAACCGAAAATGCACGTCGGCTGCTCAGGTTTTGGCAGGTTCGATCAATATCATCATCCTGATTGACACGGAATGCTGCGGCTTGAGCGGCCCGGTCACTTCCGAAATTGAAACGGACATGGCACCATG is part of the Bradyrhizobium erythrophlei genome and encodes:
- the dctP gene encoding TRAP transporter substrate-binding protein DctP, translated to MTPRLSRRRFALASVAAILAPAFVRSARADEPMRLRLSLDTAPSHLRNVSMKDYLGKVEAASNGKIKTEIFESGQLYPDLEVGKALIQGQVEMAAPGSWTITGIVSDADCFQLPVLYGQPIDLIHRVIDGKPGQYLNAQIQQKLRSHVLGPYLDLGFQNWYSANKPIAGLADLKGMKIRNSGGAGQAWRARFLGAIPNTTAWPNVPLALSQGTFDGLVSSNESLVSAKLWDSGVKFALEDHQFIAEYIPLLSQVFWDKLSPDQQKMMTDVWAQNVPTYRANMAAAQTKARATLEAHGIKFSDPTPEQSAAERKRMVAEQDQMAKEIKVSPEMVKLIMAEASSGS
- a CDS encoding TRAP transporter small permease → MAWPKAAVALRWWDRIEETLVGLLGLVALLIGLLQVIGRYFDPARAISYAEEVIVYLIIWAIMIVSSQLVRRDGHVRPDLVLRLLSPRYLRLVEIFNCLVAIVFCGALVWYGWQIVDTSLLIDETSSTDLQFPMWIYYLALPVGSALMLLRYIMRLVRFTSYFDPETMTVGQVLHDEMPSGLPAPHPPR
- a CDS encoding TRAP transporter large permease — its product is MLTLLFLVLFFGLLAAGMPIFLVLGMCAGILYIATGQPLIGAAQMVINKLNSTTLMALPLFVMAAAFMRSGGVAKALVDVATAWLGGIRGSLGLVTVVACTLFAAICGSSVATALAMGTILVPAMIERGYPRSFALGVVGASGTIGIVVPPSLALILYGIVAEQSVPRLFLAGVLPGLLQAAAFAAWVLYDARRRNFPVEPSLPLNDRLRITARALPALAVPLVVTVGIYGGVVTVTEAAALSAAVALLVSLIFYRGFHWTQTLQVITDGIRSAGTIMLIVATALAFGHWMTESGIPNQLVTFVVGHGFATWQFLLIINGLLLVLGCFLEVTATLLLVLPILAPALKPLGVDPVHFSIIFTHNMEIGLVHPPVGLNLFVLSTISSAPIGEVIRGILPFLILLLIVLGIITYVPILTLWLPNAVFG
- a CDS encoding IS110 family transposase: MQTITTIGLDIAKSVFQVHGVDAGGKAVVRRQLKRRYVLAFFQKLSPCLVGIEACASAHHWSRELQALGHTVRLMPPAYVKPYVKRQKNDATDAEAICEAVTRANMRFVPTKTAEQQSGLVLHRARHLFIGQQTSVINAIRAHLAEFGIVAPVGRHGVEELLNVVADPSDRRVPEMARVCLLAFGAQLRRIKEQILEFDRLIRAWHRCNEMSMRLDEAPGVGPVLATALVAAVADPKSFRSGRNFSAWIGLVPKQHSSGGKNRLGNISKQGDRYLRGLFVAGALAVIRYAKIHGTNHRPWLTALLARRPTKVVAIALANKIARMVWAMMARGESYKEPVALAR
- a CDS encoding PEPxxWA-CTERM sorting domain-containing protein translates to MKYLRGLRLAIKYYQKYIAGICHNYRLWFLGEPIRLEKVSAGISMKRLLASAVLCLAASLAQASPVDVTETISGSSGAWVYDFSVTNNLGGTNDVYAFGVELPTANETGIPSGWVNYGASYNPLGSGGPNISFNNIWISPNLSTVFIAPGLTLSGFEVTDTSTAPVSSVDWLATAFGGTYTGGGNFNTSDNPGFAGTISSAVPEPSTWAMMIFGFAGIGLMAYRRKSKSALMVA
- a CDS encoding DUF2336 domain-containing protein; this encodes MPIAELSIVDEVETAINTGSAEKRLETMKRVTDFFLSSAVKLNGEQIELFDNVLERLIKTIELRAIADISARIALAELSGKLAPIAQAPPSVIRRLARNDEIAIAGPVLSESARLGTEDLLEIAETKGEQHLLAISGRWWLKEVVTDALLARRYPAVSRRIINNPGARVSASGFAKVLAQAESDPELAVETGIRVDLPSELRRQLLRNATDAVRSRLLSRAPPHLFEEIRTAIAAVSAGVNREMSKVRDFAAATRFVALLSEKGELNEATLFGFAKQRKYEETVAALAELSRSTIEVIRPLMQSLRDDGVLIPCRAAGLSWETVHAVLDSRLATGRMGPLESAKAQAQFAKLTTENARRLLRFWQVRSISSS